A section of the Pseudomonas sp. Q1-7 genome encodes:
- a CDS encoding phosphatidylglycerophosphatase A family protein: MTDHDSATPQPIPHSVWSNPWHFIAFGFGSGTLPKAPGTWGSLVALPFIPLWQMLPDWGYWLMLGLTMLFGFWLCGKVADDLRVHDHEGIVWDEMVGMWITLWLVPEGWQWLLLGFLMFRVMDILKPWPIRWIDRHVHGGVGIMLDDVLAGVFAWLAMQLIVWGLA; encoded by the coding sequence GTGACTGATCACGACTCGGCCACGCCGCAGCCAATCCCCCATTCGGTGTGGAGCAACCCCTGGCATTTCATCGCTTTCGGCTTCGGCTCGGGCACCTTGCCCAAGGCGCCCGGCACCTGGGGTTCGCTGGTGGCGCTGCCGTTCATTCCGCTCTGGCAGATGCTGCCGGACTGGGGCTACTGGCTGATGCTGGGACTGACCATGCTGTTCGGCTTCTGGCTGTGCGGCAAGGTGGCCGACGACCTGCGGGTGCATGACCATGAAGGTATCGTCTGGGACGAGATGGTCGGCATGTGGATCACCCTCTGGCTGGTGCCCGAGGGCTGGCAGTGGCTGCTGCTGGGATTCCTGATGTTCCGGGTGATGGACATTCTCAAGCCCTGGCCGATCCGCTGGATCGACCGGCATGTTCACGGCGGCGTGGGCATCATGCTCGACGACGTGCTGGCCGGGGTCTTCGCCTGGCTGGCGATGCAGCTCATTGTCTGGGGCCTGGCCTAG
- a CDS encoding substrate-binding periplasmic protein, translating into MRNWILKVLVGCLLVPAAWAAPFPVDEIHLVAEVWARHTEADGSGLGWDILRRVYEPAGIRLKIRSVPYTRSIGLVQRGEADAWVGSYPDEVEGTLYPRWHYDADRVSALSRSSTPVPTLASLGQYRLAWMRGYNYQAYLPNLKHFEEIQRRNGILSMLDLGHVDFYIDARTEVDDVLHSAADPSRYRITPLTRLPLYLGFANTERGRRLADIFDRRMGALVASGELRPLFRRWQQPYAFDKELERPHATP; encoded by the coding sequence ATGCGGAACTGGATACTCAAGGTGCTGGTCGGGTGCCTGCTGGTGCCGGCGGCCTGGGCCGCCCCCTTTCCGGTCGACGAGATCCACCTGGTCGCCGAGGTCTGGGCCCGGCATACCGAGGCCGATGGCAGCGGCCTCGGCTGGGACATCCTGCGCCGCGTGTACGAGCCCGCGGGGATCCGGCTGAAGATCCGCTCCGTGCCCTATACCCGCTCCATCGGCCTGGTGCAGCGCGGCGAGGCGGATGCCTGGGTCGGCTCCTACCCTGACGAGGTCGAGGGCACCCTGTATCCGCGCTGGCACTACGACGCCGACCGGGTCAGCGCCCTGTCGCGGAGTTCGACGCCTGTCCCCACCCTGGCCAGCCTGGGCCAGTACCGCCTCGCCTGGATGCGTGGCTACAACTACCAGGCCTACCTGCCGAACCTGAAGCACTTCGAGGAAATCCAGCGGCGCAACGGTATCCTGTCGATGCTCGACCTCGGCCACGTGGACTTCTACATCGACGCCCGCACCGAGGTGGACGATGTGCTGCACAGCGCTGCCGATCCCAGCCGTTATCGGATCACCCCGCTGACGCGCCTGCCGCTCTACCTGGGCTTCGCCAATACCGAGCGGGGGCGGCGCCTGGCGGACATCTTCGATCGCCGCATGGGGGCCCTGGTCGCCAGTGGCGAGTTGCGGCCGCTGTTCCGCCGCTGGCAGCAGCCCTACGCTTTCGACAAGGAACTGGAGAGACCCCATGCCACGCCCTGA
- a CDS encoding retropepsin-like aspartic protease family protein, giving the protein MPRPDLRIAACLLALAPVFVGAAQVQVVGLFPGAAVINVDGQRKLVKVGQTGPGGVQVISADSKGAVLRVDGVERHYGLSREYNQAGPSSGASSVTAPPQKAQLSIARSNNGHYQVAGSIDGHPVQFLVDTGATSVAMNEHQARRLGIDYRVKGLPMKASTAGGTVNAWRVTFDRIKVGSLEVLGVEGAVIEGQAPVDVLLGMSFLNRVRWREEQGVLLLESKF; this is encoded by the coding sequence ATGCCACGCCCTGATCTACGCATCGCCGCCTGCCTGCTGGCACTCGCCCCGGTGTTCGTCGGCGCTGCGCAGGTGCAAGTGGTCGGCCTGTTTCCCGGCGCGGCGGTGATCAACGTCGATGGCCAGCGCAAGCTGGTGAAGGTGGGCCAGACCGGCCCTGGCGGCGTGCAGGTGATCAGCGCCGACAGCAAGGGCGCGGTACTGCGGGTCGATGGCGTCGAGCGCCACTATGGCCTCTCCCGCGAATACAACCAGGCTGGCCCTTCCTCCGGCGCGTCTTCCGTAACGGCCCCGCCGCAGAAGGCCCAACTGAGCATCGCCCGCAGCAACAATGGCCATTACCAGGTCGCTGGCTCCATCGACGGCCACCCGGTGCAGTTCCTGGTGGATACCGGGGCTACCAGCGTCGCCATGAACGAGCACCAGGCACGGCGGCTGGGTATCGACTACCGGGTCAAGGGTCTGCCGATGAAGGCCAGCACCGCGGGCGGTACGGTGAACGCCTGGCGGGTGACCTTCGACCGGATCAAGGTCGGCAGCCTCGAAGTGCTGGGCGTGGAGGGCGCAGTGATCGAGGGGCAGGCGCCGGTGGACGTGCTGCTGGGCATGAGCTTCCTCAACCGTGTGCGCTGGCGCGAAGAGCAGGGCGTGCTGTTGCTGGAGTCCAAGTTCTAG
- the ribA gene encoding GTP cyclohydrolase II — MSVVFVAASQLPTPFGVFTMHGFLDETSGKEHVALTLGDVASGEPVLGRLHSECLTGDALFSLRCDCGFQLEAALRAIAEVGRGVLLYLRQEGRGIGLLNKIRAYELQDGGADTVEANERLGFGADQRDYAMCQPMLEHLGISAIKLMTNNPRKVKALESYGLNVSERVPLQTGLNKHNRKYLATKAGKLGHMLGNLHQAEAES, encoded by the coding sequence GTGTCCGTCGTATTCGTCGCCGCCTCCCAGTTGCCCACCCCGTTCGGCGTGTTCACCATGCACGGCTTCCTCGATGAAACCAGTGGCAAGGAGCACGTCGCCCTGACCCTGGGGGATGTGGCCAGCGGCGAACCCGTGCTGGGTCGCCTGCACTCCGAGTGCCTCACCGGCGACGCCCTGTTCAGCCTGCGCTGCGACTGCGGTTTCCAGCTGGAAGCCGCGCTGCGCGCCATCGCCGAAGTCGGCCGCGGCGTACTGCTCTACCTGCGCCAGGAAGGCCGAGGCATCGGCCTGCTGAACAAGATCCGCGCCTATGAGCTGCAGGACGGCGGTGCGGACACCGTGGAGGCCAATGAGCGCCTGGGATTCGGCGCCGACCAGCGCGACTACGCCATGTGCCAGCCCATGCTGGAGCACCTGGGTATCAGCGCCATCAAGCTGATGACCAACAACCCGCGCAAGGTCAAGGCGCTGGAAAGCTATGGCCTGAACGTCTCCGAGCGGGTGCCGCTGCAGACCGGCCTGAACAAGCACAACCGCAAGTACCTGGCTACCAAGGCCGGCAAACTCGGGCACATGCTCGGCAACCTGCACCAGGCGGAAGCCGAGTCGTGA
- a CDS encoding MFS transporter, whose amino-acid sequence MTRAQARRRLGVAWWRQLLLTLAPLFLMEAFLGGREWLPALQMPMFIVGLLAMFPSLKLFAAYKRALVATEAVLDTPEEPAAWTALGRCRAKALQVASLPAWIAALAVPVGLNGVALFLLAMSSLVLLYLYRIPRQLG is encoded by the coding sequence GTGACCCGCGCGCAAGCCCGTCGCCGGCTGGGCGTGGCCTGGTGGCGGCAGTTGCTGCTGACCCTCGCGCCGCTGTTCCTGATGGAGGCCTTCCTCGGCGGCCGTGAATGGTTGCCGGCGCTGCAGATGCCGATGTTCATCGTCGGCCTGCTGGCCATGTTCCCCAGCCTCAAACTGTTCGCCGCCTACAAGCGTGCGCTGGTGGCTACCGAGGCCGTTCTCGACACGCCCGAGGAACCCGCTGCCTGGACCGCGCTGGGTCGTTGTCGCGCCAAGGCCCTGCAGGTCGCCTCGCTGCCGGCCTGGATCGCCGCCCTGGCGGTGCCGGTGGGCCTCAACGGCGTCGCGCTGTTCCTGCTGGCCATGAGCAGCCTGGTGCTGCTCTACCTCTACCGAATTCCCCGCCAGCTCGGCTGA
- a CDS encoding cobalamin-binding protein, producing the protein MRRLLACLLLCLALPAAAQLRVVSLAPSLTEIMLDLGAGDLLVGVLDGGERPADLTGLPSVGRYGQLQAESLLALKPDLVLLWPDSVGATGREQLARLSIPQLVVEPRDLAQLAQSFAAIGERVGRAEQGRQLAARFEAGLAALRQRHGREVPLKVFYQVWDKPLYTLGGRQIVSDALTLCGAQNVFADLTLPAPQVGIEAVLQRDPAVILVSEPSQAGAWKAWPQVAAVRNGQVWAVPDRGLERPSFQMLQATEKLCRLLDTAR; encoded by the coding sequence ATGCGCCGGCTGCTCGCCTGCCTGCTGCTGTGCCTGGCACTGCCCGCCGCGGCGCAGTTGCGGGTGGTCAGCCTGGCACCTTCCCTTACTGAAATCATGCTCGACCTTGGCGCGGGCGACCTGCTGGTGGGCGTGCTCGATGGTGGCGAGCGACCGGCTGACCTGACGGGGCTACCGTCCGTGGGGCGCTACGGCCAGTTGCAGGCGGAAAGCCTGCTCGCCCTGAAACCCGATCTGGTGCTGCTCTGGCCGGACAGTGTCGGCGCCACCGGCCGCGAGCAACTGGCCAGGCTGTCGATTCCGCAACTGGTGGTGGAACCCCGGGATCTGGCGCAACTGGCGCAGTCCTTCGCCGCCATCGGTGAGCGCGTCGGCCGCGCCGAGCAGGGACGCCAGTTGGCCGCGCGCTTCGAGGCGGGCCTGGCCGCGCTGCGTCAGCGCCATGGGCGCGAGGTGCCGCTGAAAGTCTTCTATCAGGTCTGGGACAAGCCGCTCTACACCCTGGGCGGCCGGCAGATCGTCAGCGATGCCCTGACGCTCTGTGGGGCGCAGAACGTTTTCGCCGACCTGACGCTGCCGGCGCCGCAAGTGGGGATCGAGGCCGTGCTGCAGCGCGACCCGGCGGTGATCCTGGTCAGCGAGCCCAGTCAGGCGGGCGCCTGGAAGGCCTGGCCGCAGGTGGCGGCGGTGAGGAATGGGCAGGTCTGGGCGGTGCCGGATCGGGGCCTGGAGCGTCCGAGCTTCCAGATGCTCCAGGCCACCGAGAAGCTTTGCCGGCTGCTGGATACCGCGCGCTAG
- the dxs gene encoding 1-deoxy-D-xylulose-5-phosphate synthase: protein MPTTFHEIPRERPVTPLLDRAVTPEALRRLGEAELETLADELRQYLLYTVGKTGGHFGAGLGVVELTIALHYVYDTPDDRLVWDVGHQAYPHKILTGRREQMGSLRQKDGIAAFPRRVESEYDTFGVGHSSTSISAALGMAIAARMQGSERKSIAVIGDGALTAGMAFEALNHASDVQADMLVILNDNDMSISRNVGGLSNYLAKILSSRTYASMREGSKKVLSRLPGAWEIARRTEEYAKGMLVPGTLFEELGWNYIGPIDGHDLPTLVATLRNMRDLKGPQFLHVVTKKGKGFAPAEVDPIGYHAITKLEPMNAPAAPKKPSGPKYSNVFGQWLCDMAGQDPRLVGITPAMKEGSDLVAFAERFPDRYFDVAIAEQHAVTLAAGMACDGAKPVVAIYSTFLQRGYDQLIHDVAVQNLDVTFAIDRAGLVGEDGPTHAGSFDLSYLRCIPGMLVMTPSDENELRLLLTTGYHFEGPAAVRYPRGSGPNAPIDPALAPVEIGKGVVRRKGSQVAMLVFGVQLAEALQVAESLDATVVDMRFVKPLDEDLVRELAGSHELLVTIEENSVMGGAGAAVSEFLARENLVRPVLHLGLPDYYVEHAKPAEMLAECGLDAAGIEASVRQRIALLGL from the coding sequence ATGCCCACGACGTTCCACGAGATTCCCCGCGAACGCCCCGTCACGCCCCTGCTCGACCGCGCGGTAACGCCGGAGGCGTTGCGCCGGCTCGGTGAGGCGGAGCTGGAAACCCTGGCCGACGAACTGCGCCAGTACCTGCTCTATACCGTCGGCAAGACTGGCGGCCACTTCGGTGCCGGCCTGGGCGTGGTGGAACTGACCATCGCCCTGCATTACGTCTATGACACGCCCGACGACCGGCTGGTCTGGGACGTGGGTCACCAGGCCTACCCGCACAAGATCCTGACCGGTCGCCGCGAGCAGATGGGCAGCCTGCGCCAGAAGGACGGCATCGCCGCCTTCCCGCGCCGCGTGGAAAGCGAGTACGACACCTTCGGCGTCGGCCACTCCAGCACCTCCATCAGCGCCGCCCTGGGCATGGCCATCGCCGCCCGCATGCAGGGTTCGGAGCGCAAGTCCATCGCCGTGATCGGCGACGGCGCGCTCACCGCCGGCATGGCCTTCGAGGCCCTCAACCACGCCTCGGACGTACAGGCCGACATGCTGGTGATCCTCAACGACAACGACATGTCGATCTCGCGCAATGTCGGCGGCCTGTCCAACTACCTGGCGAAAATTCTCTCCAGCCGCACCTACGCCAGCATGCGCGAGGGCAGCAAGAAAGTGCTCTCACGCCTGCCCGGCGCCTGGGAAATCGCCCGCCGCACCGAGGAATACGCCAAGGGCATGCTGGTGCCCGGCACCCTGTTCGAGGAACTGGGCTGGAACTACATTGGCCCCATCGACGGCCACGACCTGCCCACCCTGGTGGCCACCCTGCGCAACATGCGCGACCTCAAGGGCCCGCAGTTCCTCCATGTGGTGACCAAGAAGGGTAAGGGCTTCGCCCCCGCGGAGGTCGACCCCATCGGCTACCACGCCATCACCAAGCTGGAGCCGATGAACGCCCCGGCCGCGCCGAAAAAGCCATCCGGGCCGAAGTATTCCAACGTGTTCGGCCAGTGGCTGTGCGACATGGCCGGGCAGGACCCGCGCCTGGTGGGCATCACCCCGGCGATGAAGGAAGGTTCCGATCTGGTGGCCTTCGCCGAGCGCTTCCCGGACCGCTACTTCGACGTCGCCATCGCCGAACAGCACGCCGTGACCCTGGCGGCGGGCATGGCCTGCGACGGCGCCAAGCCGGTGGTGGCGATCTACTCCACCTTCCTGCAACGCGGCTACGACCAACTGATCCACGACGTGGCGGTGCAGAACCTCGACGTGACCTTCGCCATCGACCGCGCCGGTCTGGTGGGCGAAGACGGCCCCACCCACGCCGGCAGCTTCGACCTCTCCTACCTGCGCTGCATCCCCGGCATGCTGGTGATGACGCCGAGCGACGAGAACGAACTGCGCCTGCTGCTCACCACCGGCTACCACTTCGAAGGCCCGGCGGCGGTGCGCTACCCGCGCGGCAGCGGCCCCAACGCCCCGATCGACCCGGCCCTGGCGCCGGTGGAAATCGGTAAGGGCGTGGTGCGCCGCAAGGGCAGTCAAGTGGCGATGCTGGTGTTCGGCGTGCAGTTGGCCGAGGCCCTGCAGGTGGCCGAATCCCTGGACGCCACGGTGGTGGACATGCGCTTCGTCAAACCCCTGGACGAGGACTTGGTGCGCGAGTTGGCCGGCAGCCACGAGCTGCTGGTGACCATCGAAGAAAACAGCGTGATGGGTGGCGCCGGGGCCGCCGTCAGCGAATTCCTCGCCCGCGAGAACCTGGTCAGGCCGGTGCTGCACCTGGGCTTGCCGGACTATTACGTGGAACACGCCAAGCCGGCGGAAATGCTCGCCGAATGCGGACTGGACGCGGCCGGCATCGAAGCCTCGGTACGTCAGCGGATAGCGCTGCTGGGCCTCTGA